Proteins from a single region of Dictyostelium discoideum AX4 chromosome 5 chromosome, whole genome shotgun sequence:
- a CDS encoding paramecium surface antigen repeat-containing protein, producing the protein MKINSILFIILLILFYNVVNSSCPNCLKENDICDSGGTCSDDTKCLSNNSSSPRCTKYLKSGDKCDPGVYLCILGTSCILDKSNVYRCLDYGFRSLGEQCQLQSDCVDQLDCINNVCSHDPTKYTHCHDIDESCNYDEYCYCTASSNCVCQKINTQGSPCNYSRDCLGGLTCNSGVCGNPQLIELGGSCLGTYNCDNNNDYCYYNGFCDYNKGLYCSDNICQEFVQPSPKSCSPNATVSECSAYQTCSCSDHECYQSGIYPPESLKMIASSQLEKCAYDNKCSLNVNLYSSESCLSKHCRKEICQRYVGDYKVKEEDDCGKEELRADLLFCSSNSSSKISQSLTYLLIVLFIVFQIIF; encoded by the exons atgaaaattaactcaattttatttattattctattaattttattttacaatgTTGTAAATAGTAGTTGTCCAAATTGTTTGAAAGAAAATGACATT tGTGACTCAGGAGGAACATGTAGTGATGATACAAAATGCTTGAGCAATAACTCTTCTTCCCCAAGATGTACCAAATACTTGAAAAGTGGTGATAAATGTGATCCAGGTGTTTATTTATGTATTCTTG GTACTAGTTGTATTTTGGATAAAAGTAATGTTTATAGATGTTTGGATTACGGTTTTAGATCTCTTGGTGAACAGTGTCAATTACAATCTGATTGTGTTGATCAACTTGATTGTATTAATAATGTATGTTCACATGACCCTACTAAATATACACACTGTCATGATATTGATGAAAGTTGCAATTATGATGAATATTGTTATTGTACAGCAAGTTCAAATTGTGTAtgtcaaaaaattaatacacAAGGTTCACCATGCAATTATTCACGAGATTGTTTAGGTGGATTGACATGTAATAGCGGAGTTTGTGGCAATCCACAACTCATTGAATTAGGTGGTAGTTGTTTGGGTACTTATAATTGTGACAACAATAatgattattgttattataatgGTTTTTGTGATTACAATAAAGGATTATat tgtTCAGATAATATTTGTCAAGAATTTGTACAACCAAGTCCAAAATCATGTAGTCCAAATGCTACAGTTAGCGAATGCTCAGCATATCAAACTTGTAGTTGTTCAGATCATGAATGTTATCAGTCTGGTATATATCCACCAGAAAGTCTCAAAATGATTGCATCATCCCAATTGGAAAAGTGCGCATATGATAACAAGTGCTCACTTAATGTTAATTTATATTCATCAGAGTCCTGTCTTTCAAAACATTGTAGAAAAGAAATTTGTCAACGTTATGTTGGTGATTACAAGGttaaagaagaagatgattgTGGAAAGGAAGAACTTAGAgcagatttattattttgcaGTAGTAACTCTTCATCTAAAATCTCTCAGTCATTAACCTATTTacttattgttttatttattgtttttcaaattattttttaa
- the cnrG gene encoding paramecium surface antigen repeat-containing protein translates to MKRNLIPLFIFIFLFSVVNSCQICLKENDICGINNHEMCSYDTTCFNNTYEPSNQNLKCTKYLREGDECGAGNLRDLCIEGKCFSNKFATLTEYCELNTDCATDELVCNNNECRLKPSANCNGLNSNCNYDEYCLGNSCAKIKLEGESCIYNSQCLGPMSCKNNVCSNQLLGLGANCKYDVCNYNRDLYCSDDICIEYFEPIKKSCNPNATYSQCSELQKCSCSDEKCYRYLPTPMERFKASDDLYKCAFDNKCSLDESLFYNTKSCVSKNCKEIICGFSDTFGAKESDDCGKNAFFRDRYCNSSIKLAQSITSLFIILFFGFVITF, encoded by the exons atgaaaagaaacttaattccattatttatttttatatttttatttagtgTTGTAAATAGTTGTCAAATTTGTTTGAAAGAAAATGATATT tgtGGAATTAACAATCATGAAATGTGTAGCTATGATACAACTTGCTTTAATAATACTTATGAACCATcgaatcaaaatttaaaatgtaCCAAATACTTGAGAGAGGGTGATGAATGTGGAGCTGGTAATTTAAGAGATTTATGTATTGAGGGTAA atgtttttcaaataaattcgCAACTTTAACTGAATATTGTGAATTAAATACTGATTGTGCAACTGATGAACTTGTTTGTAATAACAATGAATGTAGATTGAAACCTTCTGCAAATTGTAATGGTTTGAATTCCAATTGTAATTATGATGAATATTGTTTAGGAAATTCTTGtgcaaaaataaaattggagGGTGAATCGTGCATTTATAATAGCCAGTGTTTAGGTCCAATGTcttgtaaaaataatgtttGCTCTAATCAACTCCTTGGATTAGGTGCTAATTGCAAATATGATGTGTGTAATTACAATAGAGATTTATAT tgCTCAGATGATATATGcattgaatattttgaacCAATAAAGAAATCATGTAATCCTAATGCTACTTATAGTCAATGCTCAGAACTTCAAAAATGTAGTTGTTCAGATGAAAAATGTTATAGATATTTACCAACCCCAATGGAAAGATTTAAAGCTTCAGACGATTTGTATAAGTGtgcatttgataataaatgcTCATTGGATGAATCACTTTTTTATAATACAAAATCCTGTGtttcaaaaaattgtaaagaaATAATATGTGGTTTTTCAGATACCTTTGGTGCTAAAGAAAGTGACGATTGTGGAAAGAATGCATTTTTTAGAGATAGATACTGtaattcttcaattaaaCTCGCTCAATCAATAACTTctttattcattattttattttttggttttgtaattactttttaa